Genomic DNA from Tautonia rosea:
CGGTGAGGTTGCTCCAGGTGCTCTGCGGATCGGGATTGACGGTCCATCTGACGATCAGTTCGAGCGGTGCCCATGTGATGAGGGAGGAGATGGGGATCGCGCCGGGGCAATCGGTGTCGCGGTTCGATCCGGGAGTGTTTGGCGATCTTGGGCCGGGGCGGGTGGTGTATCATCATCATGCGGACTTCACGGCGGGGATTGCGAGCGGATCGTTTCCGACGGGGGGAATGGTGGTTTGCCCGTGCAGCATGAGTACGCTGGCGTCGATTGCGCATGGAGTGACGACGAACCTGATCACGAGGGCGGCGGATGTTCACTTGAAGGAGCGTCGGAAGCTGATCCTGGTGCCGAGGGAGACCCCCTTGAACCTAATCCACCTGGAAAACATGACCGCGGTGACGCGGGCGGGCGGGGTGGTCTTGCCGGCGATGCCGGGGTGGTATCATCAACCGAGCTCGCTCGATGATCTGGTGAACTTCGTGGTGGGGCGGATTTGCGATCAGCTCGGCGTGGGGAACGACCTGATCCGGCGCTGGGGATACGGCAAACCGCCGGCGGAACTTGAAGGCTGATCGGACCCGAAGACTCATGACCACCGACGCGCGACCGACCGGCTTCCTGGGGAAGCTGGGCGAGATTCTGGGGATGATCCGGTTCAGCCACACGCTGTTCGCGCTGCCATTCGCCCTGCTGGGGGGGGCGATGGCGGCGCTCGACCCGTCGGCGGGGGCGCAGGCGGGGCCGAAGGAATGGATCGGGATCCTTCTGTGCATGGTGACGGCGCGGTCGGCGGCGATGGCATTTAACCGGCTGGTTGATCGGCAGATCGACGCGAGGAACCCGAGGACGGCGACGAGGCATCTGCCGAGCGGGAGGCTCTCGGTGCGAGCGGTCGCGGCGTTCACGATCGTGAACGCGGCACTGTTCATCGGGGCGACGGCGTTGTTTTTGCCGCAGAATCCGTGGCCGATCGTGCTGTCGGTGCCGGTCCTGGTGTGGTTGCTCGGGTACTCGTATGCGAAGCGGTTCACGAGCCTGGCGCACTACTGGCTGGGGGCCGCGCTGGCGATGGCGCCGATTGCGGCGTGGATCGCAATTCGGGGGGACCTGGCCTGGCCGCCGGTGCTACTGGGGATCGCGGTGCTGTGCTGGGTGGGCGGGTTCGACATCATTTATGCGTGCCAGGACGCGAGTTTTGATCGGTCGAGCGGGTTGAAGAGCATCCCGTCGCGATTGGGGATCGCGGGGGCCTTGCGGCTGGCGTCGGCGAGTCATGCGGCGATGGTGGCGGCGCTGGTGGGGCTCGGGCTGAGCATGCCGGCGTTCGGGATGATCTACTGGGTGGGCGTGGCGGTGGTGGCGGTCTTGCTGGTGTATGAGCATTCGATTGTGCGTCCCGACGATCTGGGAAGGGTGAATGTGGCGTTCTTCCAGGTGAATATCGGGATTAGCCTGGGGTTGCTCGTCGTCGGGGTGGTGGATCTGTTGGTCTGAGATTCGCCGGAGGAAGGCCGGCATGATTGTCCTCAAGGGCGGTACCGACGCAGCTTCGATGGTTCTGTTCGACCCGGAGGTCCTTCCCGAGGGGTATGACGATGCAGCCGACCCCATGGATGAGATCGAGCGGCTGGATGGGGAAGGCCGGCTCATCTGGGTGAATACCGCGGCCGATGGCGGTTACAGTCTTGGTCTCTGCATTGACGGTGTCTTGCCCGAAGGACTCGCCCCCCATGCCGGGGCCTCGGAATCCTGCGGCGGCGGGATCGAGGTGCGGGGCGGGGAACTGATCTTCGCGGGGATCGAGTACGCTTTTCGTCGCGACGATGCGTTGATCCGCAAGTATCCTCATATGGGAGAACGTTGCAAAGTTCCTTCGGGGGTTTACGCGATCGCGCTGTACGAGATGGACTACCCCGAAGGATTCCACGAGGACCGACTCGCGGAACGGCTCTCGGAGGTTCAACGGTTCCAGCATTCCTTGATGAACACGCTCACCCCGATCGGGTGTCTGGGGGCGCTTGTGGCCGTGGGATTGATGGCGAGCCTGGTCGTTGTCGGGGCGAGTCTCGGGAAGGTTGCGGCGCTCGCGGTGGCGGTTGCGCTGATCACCCCGGCGTTGATCCTGAGTCGGCTTCGGCCGTACCGCGAGGCTCGGCAGGTTCAGCGGGAGGTCGAGCGTTTGTATCCGGACTACGTCGCGACGCTGGAGCGGATCGGACGCTGAGCCTGGTGGGGTCCGGCATCGGTCCGTGATAGAATCGGGACTCATGCGAACCCAAGAGGCGCCGAAGCCGTGGGAAGCCCTCGCATGCTCGACCCGGAGCCGCGATCATGAGCGCACTACAGCCCCACGTGGGGATTCGAATGGGGATCCTTTTCCCCCTGCTTCTCGGCCTGGCCCCGACGCGATCGGGGGCGCAGGACGATCGGCATCCGCCGAGTGCCGAACAGCTTGCCGAGATCTGGGAGAAGACCGCGGCGCTGGCCGAGCGGCTCGATCGGCTGGCCGAAGTGCTGACTCCCGAACAGCGAGCGCTGGGAGATGCCCTGGCGGATGTGGCTGTCTTTCACAAGGCGGCGGAGTGGATCGTCCGTCACGAAGAGTTTTTCGAGAAGGATTCGGCGAAGTGGACGATTGAGGCGCTCGATCGGGGGCTGGAACGGGCGGAGCAGGCGATCGGGGGGGAGCGGCCCTGGGAGTCGGCGGCGGGGGGAGTGGTGCGGGGGTATCGGTCGCTGGTGGATGGGTCGGTGCAGCCGTATGCGGTGTATCGACCGGAGGGCCTGGATCGGTCGCAGCGGGTGCGGCTTGATGTGGTGTTGCACGGAAGGAACGCGCGATTGAATGAAGTGAGGTTCATCCGGGATCACGACGGGAAGGACGCTCCGGAGGGGTTGGGCGATCGGATCGTGTTGCACGTGTACGGCCGGGGGAACAACGCGTATCGGTGGGCCGGTGAGACGGACGT
This window encodes:
- a CDS encoding UbiX family flavin prenyltransferase, coding for MSRSGEPLPIVLAITGASGAPYAVRLLQVLCGSGLTVHLTISSSGAHVMREEMGIAPGQSVSRFDPGVFGDLGPGRVVYHHHADFTAGIASGSFPTGGMVVCPCSMSTLASIAHGVTTNLITRAADVHLKERRKLILVPRETPLNLIHLENMTAVTRAGGVVLPAMPGWYHQPSSLDDLVNFVVGRICDQLGVGNDLIRRWGYGKPPAELEG
- a CDS encoding UbiA-like polyprenyltransferase, producing the protein MTTDARPTGFLGKLGEILGMIRFSHTLFALPFALLGGAMAALDPSAGAQAGPKEWIGILLCMVTARSAAMAFNRLVDRQIDARNPRTATRHLPSGRLSVRAVAAFTIVNAALFIGATALFLPQNPWPIVLSVPVLVWLLGYSYAKRFTSLAHYWLGAALAMAPIAAWIAIRGDLAWPPVLLGIAVLCWVGGFDIIYACQDASFDRSSGLKSIPSRLGIAGALRLASASHAAMVAALVGLGLSMPAFGMIYWVGVAVVAVLLVYEHSIVRPDDLGRVNVAFFQVNIGISLGLLVVGVVDLLV